The nucleotide window TTGCGACAAGAAGCAGTCGGTAAGAGTGTAGACGATATTCAACGCATGCTCGACGCAGAAAAGAAAGCGAAGGAGCAGGCATTAGCAGAACGAGCAACAGCATTTCATAGAACAACCGCACACAATCCCGTCAACTGGCGAATCTAAAACAGTCGATGAAATGACTGTCCGAGAGTTACGAGAAGTCAAAGCAGAGTTAAAGAAGGCTACGGAAAAAGCGGAGCAAGCGGAATCCGCCCGACAATTAGCCTTATCGCCATTTATTAATGTAATCAACTAGCGTATCATGCACCGGAGCGCTGCCGTTCTTTATTTCTTTGAAGATATACGAAAGCAATTCGAGCCAGGAAATTCGTTCATCATACGGATTATTGGAGTTGAGGAATCGTATAACCTTTTTCAATTCTTTCATGCGATTATCGTCGAGTGTATTTGCGAGGTGTTTTTCTAAATACGGATTTATGAAATCGTAATCCATTAAACTAGCTTCGAGAAGTAGAGCGGTTGCTCGAGATGGCGTTACGTTGAGCGCATAGGCAAGCGTACATATATTTTCATAGTCAAACGCTTTAAACCGTATGCCGATCCTTTCGGTGTGAGAAGAAGTGGACATGCGTTGTATTGGCGGATTGTCTAGGTGGCCGATGTAGCTTGTATTTTGAAAACGAACGTTTCTTTTGAAGTATTGGGACAACTCATTGAGTACACGTTTCGAGTTTAAGCCATGTAGGCAAGCATCTTCGCAAATGTCTTTTATCGGTCGCGAAATGATGTAATTGATTCTGTAAATCGTGTCTTTTAATTCTATTAGAATAGTTGGGTGTATATCTCTTTTCTTATCGCTGCGGGACTTGCGCACTTCCCTATTCGTCAATTTGTCTCCTCCATCGTGATTTATGTTTATAACACTGTCATTCCGTTACTGCTTTAAGATACGACATCAGTGGGGGATATATGAATAGAATTTATAAAAATGGTTATGCTTTGTTTATAGCAATATAGCAAAGAGGTGTATTTGTGGAAAAGACGAAGAAAGAACGCGCTGCAGAAGAAGCACGTAAAATTATTGAGTATGCTCGAGAAAAAGGAATTCCGATGAAAAAGAAAAATCAAAAGAAAAAAGCGTAGGGCTACGATGCCTTTACGCTTTTTTACTTTCTTTAAATTCTATAACTAATTCTAAGCCCAATTCTTCTGCAATCTTCTCCAAGTCCGCAACTGTATAACTCTCATTCTTCATCTTCTTAGACAAATTTGATTGAGTCGTCCCTATCTTATCGGCTAATTGTGTAGCTGTCATATCTCTTTCGACCAACAACATTTTAATCTTCTTTGTAATATTCATTTAAATCATCCTTTTTATGTAGTTGTTAATAATATATCATAATTTATGAATTTTATTCATTTTTTATGTTGACTTAGTTATAAATTTCATATAATATGAATTTAAGGAATAATTAATGAATGAGGAGGACTTACGAATGGATCAAAAAATTGAACACGTAGCACTTGATGAGGATTACGCAGTAACACTTGTAACAACGCAAATTATGGACGGTGTACAATTAATCGTATGTGAAGAGGAACGTGAAGCAACGCTTATGATTAACGATCAAGACATTACATTAGTCTATACGGATGAACTGGCGTCTATTATTGGGAATTTAAGCGGCTTTACAGCGGAACAACTCTTAATAGCTCTCGCACAGCAAGGCGATTTTAGAATTTCGTAGTAAAAATAGCGTGCTTTATTGGGGAACATGTAAAAGGAGGAATGAAATATGTGTCAATATCATTCGAAATTTAACGATTTTATAAGCGGATTAAATGAACAACGTGCATTATTAATTACACAAGTATCGCGATTGGATAAAAAGATTAGTAACTTATATCACGATTTAGAAGGCGTTGAGCCAACGGAAGAATTTGCGCTTAGTTTCGTTACACAATTACATGAAACACTAAGGAAGCGGCGCGTTATAAAAGACGAAATGGCTCGATTAGATACGGTATTACGCCCTATTAGTAATATAGCTGGGGAAATTGAAATGTCGGTCAAGCAACGTAAAGTAGTAAGTAAACGATGGAAAAGAGATTTTAAAATGTCGCTAACATTAGAAGAAGTAATTTCGGAAAGATAATAGTTTAATAGCAAGGTGATCGCGCCAACGGTCATCTAATCGCCAAGACTGCGCCAACAGTTACGGCATAGACGTTTTGCTGAACGTCGAGCGAGTATGCGCCAACGTATTCGTAAAGGAAGGAACGTAGTTGCAGCTGCGTTCTTTTTTCCGTTAGTGTACATACATTTAACCCACAAGGTATTTTTGTATATACAGAAAATAGATATGTATTATAATGTAATACAAATAAGAACAGGGAGGTATATTCACATGACAAAAACAAAAGAATCGGAGGTATTACGTTTATTCTTAGGTGGTAGTAATATCGGTACAATATGCCGACAGCTATCCGTCACACAAGAAACGGCATTCGATATTATCTTCGCTAATCCGGTAACAGGTGATTTACTACGGAGTTACATCGACATTAGCAAAGAAAGAGGCTATCATCCGTTCTTTTCTTCTCCTAAGCTTGGACGCGATAAACTACCGGAGCATAAGAAACGTAAGATTCGCCAAGTCCGCATATCGGACGAGGAAATGGAGGCGCTAGGCAATCCGAGTAGTTCGGAGATTAGACGTAATTTAATTAGGCTGCGTAAGATTGAACAGTTACTTAACCGCTTAGATGACGCAGGAATTGACGTTATACCTAGTGAATGGATAGCCGAGGAATATCCGTCCGATGAAGCGTTTTGGATTCCGTTCCATAAGAGTCAATATTGGCGTTTATTAAAGTTATCAGAGCATGAGCGTTTGATACGGAAATTAACGGATTAAAGCGGTTATATACGAGGCTAACGCCTCTATGATCCGCTGGCGCGTCTCATTGCATTATTATTGTAATTCTTTTATCGTACGATATAAACGGTATAATAACTGCCCTCGGATTTATTTTGCGTTCTTTGCAAAATGAATACGAGAAGTGTTTAGGAAGTTGTACCAACTTCACGGAACAAAGGCGGATAACTTCGTTATTTATTGGCGGATTACTTACTCGCTATATATTATTGATGGTCTTTTAGTATACGGAGAGTATAAGATAAAGATGAGTAAGACGATTTCTGTAACTGCTGAATATACAAGGTATATGTATTTTCTAGCTAAAATAGTACATTAAGTACAATATATTGTGTTATTATGTAAAAGTCAAGTGGTACGTAAAAGCGGTATAAATTGCCGTATTCGGTACGTAAAAGCAAGTTATTTTTAGTAACCTACTTACTTTATTTGTAAATACATAAACCAATCGGAGGGAAATACTATGACAAACGACTTCAAAGCACGCATCGAGAACTACCAAAAGAACGGCGACCGACTAATAATTGATGAAATTTTGTACGGATTGACATTCGATTTTTTGAACGATCCAACTCGCAAGCATATCGACGATGGCGTGAAGCTCCACGTTCGCATAAATTTACCACGACACGAGTATTACGTGTCCTATCGTATCAAAGTTTTACGCGAATTTGCACTAAAAGAATACAACGGAGTACCTCGCGGAGCAGAATACGAGGATTTTTGCTACTATTTGACCGTTTTAAAGTACCAATACGGAATGGATTTCGGAGCAGAGGTCTTAAAATACAACGAGGAAACCGAATATTTTAAACTAACGGCAGCATTATTCGAAAAAATAGACGCCAGTCGCGACGATATACTCGAAAATGTGTACGACCACGACCTACAAGGACTGTACCGAGGCTTTCACCGTTTCCGAGATAGCGTAACCGAGCTAGAGAAGGCGTGTGTCGTCGTTACGAAACAAGTCGATGCAAACATCGTCCAAGCGCTAGAACGCGCTCTAAGCTACGTAGACGCCTCAAAATCAGAGCGTGAAATCGTCCGTTATATCAATTCGGCATTTTCGACTAAATTCGGAGAGCTGGAGTTGGAACGTAAGGGCATGAAACGTATATACCGAGTGAACAACCAAGCGCGTACGGCTAAATTATTCGTGAAACAATACTTCCCCGACGATAGTTATAGCGTCATTTTGCCGGAATTAACCGAGGATCATCTATCGGAATTAACAAAACAGCAAGTGGAGTTCGTGAAACAGGCGTTAGAAATCGTCGAATTTGACCGAGGTATGCAAGATTTAACTAATTACAGTTGCCGAGCGAACGGAGCAGCGGTCATAAAAAGAGACTATTTGGCGGAAAAACTAGGGAAAAGTGATGAAAGTGTAAGAAAAGTTTTATCAAGAATCAAAAAAACGGTCACAAAATGACGTATTAATATAAAATAGGGAAAGAGAAAAAGTCAATAGTTTTATTTAACATACGATATGTTAAGCGTTTAGTTGGCTATATAGGTGAGGAAAGATATTTAACACAAAAGGTTGTATTATAACCGTTCAGTTACTTAGAGGGTTGCAGGGAAAAGGAGTATTTTTGTTTGAATGGTCACTTTTAACCGATTAGCTGTCTATATAGGTGAGGAAATAAAAAATCATACTTTAGTCGCACCTATATTTTACGCTAAATGTATGTCTTAAAAAGTAGAGAAAAGTTTTTTCAATAAGCACCATTTTTTAAGTGTTTAGCTTGCTTATCTTTATGAGCCATAGAGGCAACACCATAATTAAATCATTTCGTCATTATATATTTTGAGAAGTCAAAGGCAGTCCAAAACGGGCGGCTTTTTTTATTTTGTCTGTTAGTGACCAAATGTACACAAATTTAAAAGATTAGGGGGACGTCAAATGTTTTTATCACCGACGGATTTAAAAGACTACCGAGCATTTTACGGCTTATCACAACGAGCATTGGCGCAATTTCTCGGCGTCTCAAAGACATATGTAGCAATGTTTGAAAGTGGTGAGCGGAGTATACCCGACTATATTGTCGATCGGTTAGAAGTTACCACCGAGCAAATGCAAAACATTCGCATGGTGAAGGCGGAGCGCCTGGCGTTATATCCGCAGTACCACAATAAAAAGGATTAAGGGGAGATTTACAATGACAAACGCATTAACAGGGAAAGAATACAACGGATTACATCGCAAAGTAAGACGCCAAGCAATCGCACAAAAGCACAATTTCGTAGTAGTAGACGATAAGCCGTACGATTTGGAGGGCGAGTATTTAGGCGATAAATTCCGCCATGAGCTAGTTCCAATCCGAACAGAGGCGCAACAACGTTTCATCGAATCCAAGAAAGTATTAGGCGATCACGAGGCGGAGAATGGCGGCTTTGTATTTACGTTCTTTAAACAGTCTCGGACGATTAATGAGCGATTCCCTTCACTAGTTGCTGCGGATATTGCGCGATTAATGTATTTAGCGACTTTCTCAGCGTGGAAAACGGGGCGCGTACAGTATGACAATGGACGAGTAATCGACCGTAAAGCCGTTGAGGAAATGTTTAAGCTAAGCGAGAGACGCGCACGTCAGCTATTTGAGCGCTTTATCAGCGAAGGTATTTTATCGGAGCAAGACGGAGCAGTATACGTCAATCAATCCGTATTTTACCGAGGCAGTATCAGCGACGCACCGAAAGAAGTAACCGACTTAAAATATACGCGCATGTTTAAAGATACAGTGCGCGATTTATATGAGAAATCCGAAGGCAAAACGATTGCACAGCTTGCGCTTGTATATTCGATTATGCCTTTTTTACATTTCGGCAGTAACGCAGTTTGTCACAATCCTGACGAAGTTATTGACGAGCAAATAGAGTTAATGACATTGGACGAGCTGGCGGTATTACTGGAATACAAAGACGCAGCTAAGTTAAAAACAGCAATGAACAAAGTGAAAATCGGCGGCAAGCCAGTATTCGGTTTCTTTGAAAATCCGAACGACCGCCGTACAAAGCGAATTGTTGTAAATCCACGCGCAGTCTATGCCGGTGACGGTAAACAACTCGCAGCGATTAAAATTTTATTTAACTAAGGAGAATGAGAGATGGAAAAACGAGAGATTGAATTTAAGATTTTAGCTAAGCGAGTAGCTTATCGCGAGTATGACGTACATGCCTTTGTGGACGGTGAGGAATACCTGACATTTGAGTATAACGATTGTAACAGCGCCTTTGCTGCTCATACGATGCTACGTAGGCTCATTCACGACCATCCTAACGCGTTAATCACGTTAAAAACGAATGTGAATGCGATATTAAGCGACCTGAGAATGCTTTACGATAACGACCGTACGCTTACTCGATATTTACGCGAAACATTAGGCGATAGCGAATCGGAAATCATTAAGGCGGAATATACCGCTTTTTAATAAAAATAAACAGGTAAAAGGAGAATGGGAAAATGTTAATTATCAGTCTTGCAATGTTCACAACAGCAGGTATTATCGCGCAACAGACGAAGAAACAACTGGCTAAAATCGAAGGCGGTGAGCATAATGCTTAAATGCCAAAAATGCGGCCAAGAAAAGCCATTAAATGAGATGCGTAAGAAAAGTAGTAGTAAAACAGGCTATTTAACGATGTGCAAGGTGTGCCAAGCAAAACAGCGCGTTGAAAATGGTGAATATCGTCGAGAAATTGTACGTCGATTCGCGAAAGCATCCGACCAAAAAGTTCCGTTAGTAACAGAAAAGGATTTAATCGCAATTGCGGAAGAATATCCGAATTGTGCTTATTGTGACGTAAAACTGACGCAAGATAATCGCTCATACGACCATGTATATCCTACGAGTGTAGAGTATGGCGGTGCAAATATTCCTGACAACCTAGTTTGTGCATGTAGATATTGCAATTCTCAAAAGAGAAATAGAAGTGTACACGAGTTCTTTTTATCGAGTAAGAAATTTACACCGGCTTTATATCGAAAATTCGTTAAAAAGTTCACAAGTCGATTGATTCGACGAGAAATTACGGATTTTGAAGTGGAGCAAATGCTTGAGATTTTTAAAGCAGAGGCAGAAATCCATAAACGAGATCGTAACACAGAGTCGAAGCAGGTGAAGAAAATTGTCTAATACAAATAATCGCGATTTTGAAGCCTGGACGATTCCTGGCTTTTTTATTTTGTACGTAGGAGCCGGTCATAACATAGCAATCAGTAAGATTAAACAACGTAAAGACTTTGACGTCATGGCTACCTACACAACACGTAAAGGACAGCTCGACGCAGTACAATTCAAGATTCCAGCTCGCTTGCATCGAGGCGTTAAGTCAGTATTGCAGAAATTGGAATCGGGCGAGTATGAAAAGTAGGGTAACAAATTCGCCTATTTTATTCGATTTAAGCGTTTTAAAGTCATAGACGATAAATTGGTCTAGTGTCGAGATTAATGCACCAAATATCGAAAGAAACAGCGGTTTTTATTACTCTACGGCTAGGAATCACAGGAGGCACGGAAAGTTGGCAAAGAAAACGAATAAAACGATCAATCTTAGCAAAATGACAGGTTGGCAGAAGAAAAAAGCAAGTAGGAAAAAGCGCAGTATCGAGTTTAACGAGCGCAAAGCATTTTTACAACGACTAAAGGAGAATGATTAAAGATGGAACAAAAGAAAAAATACTCGTCAGAATTTAAAAGACCAGGGAAGAAACGACCTCCTCGAAAGCTAAATAAGAACGGTATTCCAGCGGACAATGACCGACCGCCTTATTATGCAAACAAAAGGGATAAGGAGTAGTGATTTATGCGATTCGCGCTAGTTTCAATCGTTAAAATTTATGACGTCGATTTTACGTCGATGATCCTATACGAATCAGACGAGCAAGGAATTTGGAATTGTATCGCAGAAATCGCAAAGCCTTTCGAAATTGACGATATGCTCGACGATTTAGCGGAGTATAAAGTATCGGAAATACAGACTGATAGCCAAACGATATACCGTGAGCTAGTAAGCGCAAAAATTCCGGTTATATATCGCAAGGAAGTTACCGATACGCGTGAACTAATTGGACGTAGCGAGGAAATGTTAATCGAATTATTTGAGTTAAATTTAGAGCCTGCCGTCGTTTTACCTCGATGGAGGCTTTTTATTATCACTAAATTAGAGAAACTCATTCAAATTTTAAAAACGAGAGGATTAAAACACAATGACAATTAAAATTCAAGATTACAAATTATTAGAGGATTTCAAAGCAGAGCAACACGAGCGAGCAGAAAAGTTTGCACAATATTCATTAGATGCACAGGCAGCACGCTCTCGATTAACTGAGTTACAGACTCAGTACGAAATCACGTTCACACGGTCGGTAAAAGAAGGAACAGACGTTACGGCGGAACTCCTTAAAATTGACCAGGACATAGAGGTTCAGCGGGAGGTAGTCGCACGACGCGAGCGAGATTTACGATTAGCACACCAAGCAATGCCCGAAACAAAGATTTCATCAGTTGACGTTGTAGCACGATATAAGCCTGATTTTGCGGACGGTGTACGTACGGAATTTGAGGAGCTAGTCAATCCGAAGTTACAACTTGCTCGCGATTTGATTTTAAGCGCAATCGTAGACGGAAAAGAATACTCAGCGGCATATCAGCCAATTCACGAGGAAATTGCCGAGCATGTGAAGGGTAACCACAAACGAGGATTAACGCCACACATCATGTTACAGAATCATCCGACTGATAATGCGAGGATTCATAACGCAGTAGGCGTCGTAGCTGGCGTTCGAAAGGTATTAGAGGAAGTGTCGCAGTTCACACACGGACAAAAACCTCACGACTATACGTATATTGACGTAGCGCCAACGGTAAAAACAAAAACAACAGCAAAGGACGGGAAATAATATGAGCAGATATAACGAGCAATTAGACGTATACAACGCAACAAAAGCAGCACACGGAGGCAAGACGGTTAATTACCGAGTCCTCGAAAACGGACTAAGACAACGCCTTGCAAACGGTGAGATCACGAAAGACGACGTAGCCGTAGCTTTTGATGTAGCTAAACGATTGCAAACGGATCAAGCGCGAGTTATGTATGCCAGCGTCAAGCGAGCAGCAGAGAGCATCGTCGAGGAAACACCGGACGACACGCCCGATAATGAAGAACAACCAACGGAATAAACGGAGTTACGGCAGCCATTGTGCTGCCTCTTTTAATAAAAAACACATACGAATGGAGACGATTATTAATGTTACAAATTATCAATCACGAAAACGGTACTATCATCAGCGGAGACGAGGCTTTATTACAACGATTACCCGAAGGATTTGACCCTACAACGGTCGATTTAACAGACTTCCGTATTGACGCACATAATTTAGCGATTGTTTATGATTACGCCACGTACAAAGGCTTAGAGGCGATTAAATTTTATAGCGGACTAAAAGCGGCTTACATCAAGCAGCAAGAGTTGGCGCTAGCATCGCGTAGGCCGGTATTAGTCGAAGAAGAAGTAGAAGAAACGGAAGAAGAAACGGAAGAAGTTTAATTCCAAGCGCTACGCTCGTTTAATTACGACTAGCGCTTTTTATATTATGCGGAGAAATCCGCACCAACGATTAATTTTGGTATGTCGACGTAGTAAAATTCCCCCATTGTTGTTGTACGTGTGGAAAGCGTATAACTAACCGCCATTGCGCAAGCGGTCTATAAAATTGCGCTTTTTTATTTATAAAACGAAAGGAATGAACGAGATGAATACATTAGAAAACGATTTAAACATTATCGGGACGCTATCGTTACTTGCAAATCCGTTAGCGTTAATTACTGCCGGTATTGCCGGAGCTGCCGTTGGCCTCAAAGCCTTATACGACAACAGCGAATCGTTTAGAGGAGTAATCGACGGAATTAAATCGAAGGCTATGGAGCTATGGAGCGCCTTTAAGACCGGAGGAGCCGGTGGATTGTTAGATTCGCTATTCGGAGGCGGTACTGCGGAAAAGGTAGCCGGTATTGTCGATAAAGTAAAAGCTAAATTCAGCGAGTTACAAGGCGGATTCTCAATCGTGAAAACGGCGCTTGC belongs to Solibacillus sp. FSL R7-0682 and includes:
- a CDS encoding helix-turn-helix domain-containing protein → MNITKKIKMLLVERDMTATQLADKIGTTQSNLSKKMKNESYTVADLEKIAEELGLELVIEFKESKKA
- a CDS encoding helix-turn-helix domain-containing protein; amino-acid sequence: MFLSPTDLKDYRAFYGLSQRALAQFLGVSKTYVAMFESGERSIPDYIVDRLEVTTEQMQNIRMVKAERLALYPQYHNKKD
- a CDS encoding HNH endonuclease, which codes for MLKCQKCGQEKPLNEMRKKSSSKTGYLTMCKVCQAKQRVENGEYRREIVRRFAKASDQKVPLVTEKDLIAIAEEYPNCAYCDVKLTQDNRSYDHVYPTSVEYGGANIPDNLVCACRYCNSQKRNRSVHEFFLSSKKFTPALYRKFVKKFTSRLIRREITDFEVEQMLEIFKAEAEIHKRDRNTESKQVKKIV